One segment of Paenibacillus sp. FSL R7-0337 DNA contains the following:
- a CDS encoding PhzF family phenazine biosynthesis protein, translated as MQNIKVYHYDAFSSIPNKGNPAGVVLDSEGLTEQQMQEITAKVGFNETAFPLKSNQADIRIRYFTPGHEMNLCGHGTMALLYALKSKGMLGDKKELTIETKAGVLPIRLTEDSGELYMTMRQASPQFEAFKGSLEDLARSIGLEPGDIDQTLPTMYGSTGTWTLLVPITSLDAFTRMQPDNKRFPEVLKEMPRSSIHPFCLETNDPEAHMHARHFSSPFSGTIEDPVTGTASGVMGAYYSRYIGGQAPSFELLIEQGQEIGRDGRVRVSVSDNGNTIEVTGNAVYVNEFDVTL; from the coding sequence GTGCAGAACATCAAAGTCTATCATTACGATGCATTCAGCAGTATTCCGAACAAAGGGAACCCGGCAGGGGTTGTCTTGGACAGCGAGGGTCTTACAGAGCAGCAAATGCAGGAGATTACAGCGAAGGTGGGTTTCAATGAGACGGCGTTTCCGTTAAAATCCAACCAGGCGGATATCAGAATCCGTTATTTCACCCCGGGGCATGAGATGAATCTCTGCGGTCACGGGACCATGGCGTTGTTGTATGCCCTGAAGAGCAAGGGGATGCTGGGGGACAAAAAAGAGTTAACCATCGAGACCAAGGCAGGAGTCTTGCCCATCCGTCTCACAGAAGATAGCGGCGAACTCTATATGACGATGAGGCAGGCCAGTCCGCAGTTTGAAGCTTTTAAAGGATCACTTGAGGACCTGGCCCGCTCGATCGGCCTTGAGCCCGGTGATATTGATCAGACCCTGCCGACCATGTACGGCAGTACTGGAACGTGGACCTTACTGGTCCCGATTACAAGCCTTGATGCCTTCACCCGGATGCAGCCTGACAACAAGCGGTTTCCAGAGGTGCTGAAGGAGATGCCCCGCTCGTCCATTCACCCGTTCTGCCTGGAGACGAATGATCCTGAGGCGCATATGCATGCCCGCCATTTCTCCTCCCCCTTCTCAGGGACTATTGAGGACCCGGTTACAGGCACAGCCTCTGGGGTGATGGGGGCTTATTATTCCAGGTACATCGGCGGACAAGCCCCCTCCTTCGAGCTGCTGATCGAGCAGGGCCAAGAGATCGGCAGGGACGGCAGAGTCAGAGTGTCCGTGTCGGACAATGGCAATACTATAGAAGTGACGGGCAACGCCGTTTATGTGAATGAATTTGATGTGACTCTGTGA
- a CDS encoding alpha/beta hydrolase produces the protein MFKPGYIEVEGGALFHERKGSGEPVVFIHGNYNDHRIWEEQMVRFSTSYDVIGYDLRGYGHSVTPRASFSHVEDLKLLLDTLGLTKVTLVGSSLGGSVATDFTLVYPGYVDRLILAAPSVSGRSYPARMLWQGIKQHIQVRLKGAEQAIDHFIANSYWDYYFPAATKEKARQKTIDNVRNPGNFCRFPPSLSRVPKPYAIHRLAEIAQPVLILIGALDHPYNRETAEILHKGIRRSTKIIFPDGRHLPFIEEPEKFSALTVEFLRDNHNA, from the coding sequence TTGTTCAAACCGGGATACATAGAGGTAGAAGGCGGAGCTCTGTTTCATGAGAGAAAAGGTAGCGGCGAGCCTGTTGTTTTCATCCATGGCAATTATAATGACCACCGGATATGGGAGGAGCAGATGGTGAGGTTCTCCACCAGCTACGATGTTATCGGCTATGATCTGCGGGGCTACGGACATTCGGTCACTCCCCGCGCTTCGTTCTCTCATGTAGAGGACCTGAAGCTGCTGCTGGACACCCTTGGCCTCACAAAAGTAACTCTAGTTGGTTCATCCCTGGGCGGCAGCGTAGCCACCGATTTCACGCTGGTCTATCCAGGCTATGTGGACCGCCTCATTCTGGCAGCCCCTTCGGTCAGCGGCCGCAGCTATCCCGCCAGGATGCTATGGCAGGGGATCAAACAGCATATTCAGGTCAGGCTGAAGGGTGCTGAACAAGCTATTGACCATTTTATCGCTAATTCTTATTGGGACTATTACTTCCCTGCGGCAACAAAAGAAAAGGCCAGACAGAAAACGATAGACAATGTGCGGAATCCCGGCAACTTCTGTCGGTTCCCTCCAAGCCTATCGCGCGTCCCCAAGCCTTATGCCATTCATAGATTAGCGGAGATTGCTCAACCAGTTCTTATCCTCATTGGCGCATTGGACCACCCATACAATAGAGAGACCGCAGAAATTCTGCACAAAGGCATCAGACGTTCCACGAAAATAATATTCCCGGACGGCCGCCACCTGCCTTTTATAGAAGAACCTGAGAAGTTCTCTGCGCTGACTGTAGAATTTCTGCGGGATAATCATAATGCCTAA
- a CDS encoding ribbon-helix-helix domain-containing protein, with the protein MSTGVNKVSKQGGARRGAGRKPIGVTRKISLTLPQEVWNEIDRSCGRGDYSVSEVLRSIIEDNLQKADLL; encoded by the coding sequence GTGTCAACCGGCGTGAATAAGGTAAGCAAACAGGGCGGGGCACGCAGAGGTGCCGGCCGCAAACCAATCGGTGTTACGCGCAAAATCTCGCTGACGTTGCCGCAGGAAGTTTGGAATGAAATTGACCGTAGCTGCGGCAGAGGTGACTATTCCGTCTCTGAGGTGCTGCGTTCCATCATTGAAGATAATTTGCAGAAGGCAGATCTCCTATAA
- a CDS encoding glycoside hydrolase family 20 protein, with translation MDKNEPLERRTSNNGPLTGVQQQIAAASGESWRLSTGSKTRIVDNARSDNNSILNETVLMVLGEYAGILTPADQIMTVAYGDTEASASGDIVIELTEHEATGKPDSQEAYVIDIGACAKITASSERALMYGLRTLLQRLANDGFVPYGRVTDYPVMPERALHIDIGRKFYSEDWLLERIREMSRLRLNTLQLHFSENEGFRLMSESHPEMVSEQALTKQAMKAIILEAQRYHVDIIPSLDSPGHLGQALRTHPEWLLKDAAGNPAPGALDITNPAARRFVLDLIDEYAELFAGSRFFHIGGDEFINFAEFDKYPQLAEYARNVLNISGGTGVDTYIDYLNEVAEHLESMGWTVRAWNDGLYRADQTQRVAPKPSIQITYWTKWHPMMAPVEDILAKGHQVINYNDGYLYYVLGEHAGYTYPTAEKIRASWHPGLFPNRTGEAKQEYTGAYPHEIIGTTFSIWSDKPEAQTEAEVAAGIRGPLRAMAELAWLGKQDAAE, from the coding sequence ATGGATAAGAATGAACCATTAGAGCGGCGCACCTCCAATAACGGCCCGCTCACCGGTGTACAGCAGCAGATCGCGGCGGCATCCGGGGAGTCATGGCGGTTGTCTACCGGGTCCAAAACCCGGATTGTGGACAATGCCAGATCGGATAATAACAGTATTCTGAACGAAACAGTCTTAATGGTTCTGGGGGAATATGCGGGCATTCTGACACCTGCTGACCAGATCATGACTGTCGCTTACGGGGATACGGAGGCATCCGCTTCGGGCGATATCGTCATTGAACTGACGGAACATGAAGCTACTGGAAAGCCGGACAGCCAGGAAGCTTACGTCATTGACATCGGGGCCTGTGCGAAGATCACCGCCTCAAGTGAACGTGCGTTGATGTATGGTCTGCGGACGCTGTTGCAGAGACTGGCGAATGACGGCTTCGTTCCTTATGGTAGAGTCACCGATTATCCCGTAATGCCTGAGCGGGCACTGCATATCGACATCGGCCGCAAATTCTATAGCGAAGACTGGCTCCTAGAGCGGATCAGAGAAATGTCCCGGCTTCGGCTCAATACATTGCAGTTGCATTTCTCCGAGAATGAGGGCTTCCGGCTGATGAGCGAGAGCCATCCTGAGATGGTGTCGGAGCAAGCTTTAACCAAGCAGGCGATGAAGGCGATTATCCTTGAGGCGCAGCGTTATCATGTGGATATCATCCCTTCATTGGATTCACCGGGGCATCTGGGCCAGGCCCTCCGGACGCATCCGGAGTGGCTGCTCAAGGATGCAGCGGGCAACCCGGCCCCGGGTGCGCTGGATATTACGAATCCGGCAGCCCGCCGGTTCGTGCTGGATTTGATTGACGAATACGCCGAGTTGTTTGCGGGCAGCCGCTTTTTTCATATCGGCGGGGATGAATTCATTAACTTTGCGGAGTTTGATAAGTATCCGCAGCTCGCGGAGTACGCCCGGAATGTGTTGAACATCAGCGGCGGCACGGGTGTGGACACGTATATTGATTACCTTAATGAAGTCGCTGAACATTTGGAGTCGATGGGCTGGACGGTCCGCGCCTGGAATGATGGCCTGTACCGTGCGGATCAGACCCAGCGGGTCGCGCCCAAGCCGTCTATTCAGATCACATATTGGACGAAGTGGCACCCGATGATGGCCCCGGTGGAAGACATTCTGGCCAAGGGACATCAGGTGATCAACTACAACGACGGCTACTTGTATTACGTGCTGGGCGAACATGCGGGCTACACTTATCCGACAGCTGAGAAAATCCGCGCCTCCTGGCATCCCGGACTGTTCCCGAACCGTACCGGGGAAGCCAAACAGGAATACACGGGAGCCTATCCGCATGAAATCATCGGCACCACCTTCTCCATCTGGAGCGACAAGCCGGAAGCACAGACCGAAGCGGAAGTGGCCGCAGGCATCCGCGGCCCGCTGCGGGCGATGGCGGAGTTAGCTTGGCTGGGGAAGCAAGATGCGGCTGAGTAG
- a CDS encoding alpha-mannosidase, with translation MTKQQTAHIISHTHWDREWYLPYERHHIRLIQLVDTLLDTLEQNPDFRSFFFDGQTIIIEDYLQVRPENRERLIRHIREGRIFIGPWYILQDAFLTSPEANVRNLQLGHQDAAVYGEVSKIGYFPDTFGLTGQIPQLMQQAGITNAFFGRGVKPTGFNNMVSDDGYESSFSELVWEGPDGSQVLGILFANWYSNGNEVPVELEEARRFWERKLGDARQYAATDQLLFMNGCDHQPLQTDLPEAIRTAEKLHPEVAFVHSNFPDYIKAVEASLAGRSLSTVKGELRSQRTDGWGTLVNTASARVYLKQLNQRGQAMLEKVAEPLAVIAGLHGGEYPQHLLDYAWKTLLQNHPHDSICGCSVDEVHREMVTRFDKSYHTAEGIVADSMQAITAAVDTTGFAAYGEEALPLVVTNTSGWSRTGTVTVELDAARQYLRDGLPLEENARLMKAVDLAGRVLVDEQGQPVPCTVEDLGLSFGYDLPDDRFRQPYSCRKVRLTFEAADVPALGLRTYAWVRPVGAAAAEADTARSASEGNLQAVASVTASLIQGARVLENDTLRVEVMADGSFTLEHKPSGKVYRDLGVYENTGDIGNEYMYRQPAGEVPLTTLGLDAQIAVIEDTPCRASIEITHAWEIPASADALLEEEQRALVYYPERQAKLSAARVTLKLRTVLRLERSGKGLEVKSFIDNTAKDHRLRMLFPADLAAASHRVDSMFELAERPNEPAPEWQNPSNAQHQQCFVDVAGDNAGLTVANLGLHEYEILRDGRGTIAVTLLRSVGEMGDWGWFPTPEAQCLGEQTADLLLLPHSGDAVTSGTAAAAYQFQIPWTFAQAEVHAGTIPAVYSAVRWSSKTAAFSSMKLNKERGDVLLRWFNLTAEPCELELESALPVAAFYTSNVLEAEGEELQTEGDASLKLPLGGHQITTVGLRLR, from the coding sequence ATGACCAAACAACAGACGGCACATATTATCTCGCATACGCACTGGGACCGGGAATGGTATCTGCCTTATGAGCGCCATCACATCCGGCTGATTCAGCTCGTGGATACGCTGCTGGACACGCTGGAGCAGAACCCGGACTTCCGCAGCTTTTTCTTCGACGGGCAGACGATTATCATCGAGGATTATCTGCAGGTCCGCCCGGAGAACCGGGAGCGGCTGATACGGCATATCCGGGAGGGCCGGATATTTATCGGACCTTGGTACATTCTTCAGGATGCGTTCCTGACCAGCCCGGAAGCCAATGTGCGTAACTTACAGCTGGGACATCAGGATGCGGCAGTCTATGGTGAAGTGTCCAAAATTGGTTATTTCCCGGACACCTTCGGCCTGACCGGACAGATTCCGCAGCTTATGCAGCAGGCCGGCATTACCAACGCGTTCTTCGGACGCGGCGTGAAGCCGACGGGCTTCAACAATATGGTCTCGGATGACGGCTATGAATCCTCGTTCTCGGAGCTGGTCTGGGAAGGGCCGGACGGCTCGCAGGTGCTGGGCATCCTGTTCGCCAACTGGTATTCCAACGGGAATGAGGTTCCGGTGGAGCTTGAGGAGGCCCGCCGCTTCTGGGAGCGTAAGCTGGGCGATGCCCGGCAGTATGCAGCGACCGATCAGCTGCTGTTCATGAACGGCTGCGATCACCAGCCGCTGCAGACTGACCTGCCGGAGGCGATCCGCACAGCAGAGAAGCTGCACCCGGAGGTCGCCTTCGTTCACTCGAACTTCCCGGACTATATCAAGGCAGTGGAAGCTTCATTGGCTGGCCGCAGCCTGTCTACAGTGAAGGGAGAACTTCGGAGCCAGCGCACGGACGGCTGGGGAACGCTGGTTAATACCGCTTCTGCCCGCGTGTACCTGAAGCAGCTCAACCAGCGCGGTCAGGCCATGCTGGAAAAAGTAGCCGAGCCGTTGGCTGTTATCGCGGGGCTGCACGGCGGAGAGTATCCGCAGCATCTGCTGGATTATGCGTGGAAGACGCTGCTGCAGAACCATCCGCATGATTCCATCTGCGGCTGCAGCGTGGATGAGGTGCACCGCGAGATGGTCACCCGCTTCGACAAGAGCTATCACACGGCCGAAGGCATCGTAGCGGATAGTATGCAGGCGATCACCGCAGCGGTCGACACCACCGGCTTCGCCGCTTACGGCGAAGAGGCGCTTCCGCTCGTGGTGACGAATACCAGCGGCTGGAGCCGCACCGGTACGGTTACCGTTGAGCTGGACGCAGCCCGCCAATATCTGCGCGATGGGCTGCCTCTTGAAGAGAATGCCCGGTTGATGAAAGCCGTGGACCTGGCCGGACGGGTTCTGGTCGATGAACAAGGCCAGCCGGTTCCTTGTACAGTAGAGGATCTCGGCCTGTCCTTCGGCTACGACCTGCCGGATGACCGCTTCCGCCAGCCGTATAGCTGCCGCAAGGTGCGGCTGACCTTCGAGGCGGCGGATGTGCCTGCCCTGGGGCTGCGCACCTATGCCTGGGTCCGTCCTGTTGGGGCGGCTGCCGCGGAAGCCGATACTGCCAGAAGCGCTTCGGAGGGGAACCTGCAAGCTGTGGCTTCCGTCACGGCTTCGCTGATTCAAGGCGCGCGCGTATTGGAGAACGACACGCTGCGGGTCGAGGTTATGGCTGACGGTTCCTTCACGCTGGAGCATAAGCCTAGCGGCAAAGTCTACCGAGACCTCGGTGTCTACGAGAATACTGGTGACATAGGAAATGAGTATATGTACAGACAGCCTGCGGGTGAAGTACCGCTGACGACTCTGGGGCTTGACGCGCAGATCGCTGTCATTGAAGATACGCCATGCCGCGCTTCCATCGAAATCACCCATGCCTGGGAGATCCCGGCTTCGGCCGATGCCTTGCTGGAAGAAGAGCAGCGGGCATTGGTCTATTACCCGGAACGGCAGGCTAAACTTAGTGCCGCTAGAGTAACCCTTAAGCTGCGGACGGTCTTGAGACTGGAGCGTAGCGGCAAGGGATTGGAAGTAAAGAGCTTCATAGATAACACGGCTAAAGACCACCGTCTGCGGATGCTGTTCCCTGCGGATCTGGCCGCAGCCTCGCACCGCGTGGATTCGATGTTCGAGCTGGCGGAACGTCCGAATGAGCCGGCACCGGAATGGCAGAACCCGAGCAATGCCCAGCATCAGCAGTGCTTCGTGGATGTTGCCGGGGACAATGCAGGCCTGACAGTCGCTAATCTCGGATTACACGAATACGAGATTCTGCGGGATGGCCGTGGTACAATCGCCGTGACGCTGCTCCGCAGTGTCGGCGAGATGGGCGACTGGGGCTGGTTCCCTACACCGGAAGCCCAGTGTCTGGGAGAGCAAACAGCAGATCTGCTGCTCCTGCCACATAGCGGGGATGCCGTAACTTCCGGTACCGCTGCGGCTGCATACCAATTCCAGATTCCTTGGACCTTTGCGCAGGCAGAGGTTCATGCGGGGACAATTCCCGCTGTGTATTCGGCTGTTCGCTGGAGTAGCAAGACCGCTGCCTTCTCCTCTATGAAGCTGAACAAGGAACGCGGCGATGTGTTGCTCCGCTGGTTCAACCTGACGGCTGAGCCTTGCGAGCTGGAGCTGGAATCCGCGCTGCCGGTTGCTGCCTTCTATACTTCGAATGTGCTGGAAGCAGAAGGTGAAGAGCTTCAGACTGAAGGAGATGCTTCGCTCAAGCTGCCGCTTGGCGGACATCAGATTACAACGGTCGGCCTCCGGCTGCGCTGA
- a CDS encoding glycoside hydrolase family 130 protein, with the protein MSTIIGEALPNIPWQEKPEGTNSPVWRYSANPIIPRNAIPNSNSVFNSAVIPFEGGFAGVFRCDSRSVSMDIFAGFSEDGVNWKINHEPIVFEGDEEITKREYRYDPRVCKIDDRYYVSWCNGYHGPTIGLAYTFDFKTFHQLENAFLPYNRNGVLLPRKIGGNYAMLSRPSDTGHTPFGDIFYSESPDLTFWGKHRYVMGTVDGDASAWQSKKIGPGPIPIETDKGWLLIYHGVINTCNGFVYRMGVALLDLEQPWKVKARSRNYILGPEELYECVGDVPNVTFPCAALTDAATGRIAIYYGCADTVTGLAFTTVDELISYMDEYPLEIEG; encoded by the coding sequence ATGAGTACAATTATTGGAGAAGCACTACCGAACATCCCTTGGCAGGAGAAGCCTGAGGGCACGAATTCCCCAGTATGGAGATATTCCGCCAACCCGATCATTCCGCGCAACGCCATTCCGAACTCGAACAGTGTGTTCAACTCGGCAGTCATTCCGTTTGAAGGCGGCTTCGCAGGGGTGTTCCGCTGTGACTCGCGGTCGGTCAGCATGGATATCTTCGCGGGCTTCAGTGAAGACGGCGTGAATTGGAAAATCAACCATGAGCCAATCGTATTCGAGGGTGATGAAGAGATCACCAAGCGCGAGTACCGCTATGATCCACGCGTCTGCAAGATTGACGACCGTTATTATGTGTCCTGGTGCAACGGGTATCACGGGCCGACGATTGGCCTGGCGTATACATTCGATTTCAAAACCTTCCACCAGCTGGAGAATGCCTTCCTGCCGTACAACCGCAACGGGGTGCTGCTTCCGCGCAAGATCGGCGGCAACTATGCGATGCTTAGCCGTCCTAGTGATACGGGGCATACGCCGTTTGGCGATATTTTTTACAGTGAGAGTCCTGACCTGACCTTCTGGGGTAAGCACCGCTATGTGATGGGTACGGTTGACGGTGATGCTTCCGCGTGGCAGTCCAAGAAGATTGGTCCTGGACCGATTCCGATTGAAACGGACAAGGGCTGGCTGCTGATCTATCACGGCGTTATCAACACCTGCAACGGGTTCGTCTACCGCATGGGGGTAGCGCTGCTGGATCTGGAACAGCCTTGGAAGGTAAAAGCGCGTTCGCGCAACTACATCCTCGGCCCGGAAGAGCTATATGAATGTGTGGGCGATGTGCCGAACGTGACGTTCCCTTGCGCGGCACTGACCGATGCGGCTACCGGACGGATTGCCATCTACTACGGCTGTGCGGATACGGTGACGGGTCTGGCGTTCACAACCGTGGATGAGCTGATCAGCTATATGGATGAATATCCGCTGGAGATTGAGGGGTAA
- a CDS encoding glycoside hydrolase family 125 protein yields MEQFRLPRIEMPELTLPSSIQAVLADAEAKLAHRPKLQRLFRNCFPNTLETTTKLLDDGTTFVITGDIPACWLRDSVEQVIHYVPFAAEDTDLQRIIGGLIKRHTEYVLIDPYANAFNESANDWHWNAADVTEMSPWVWERKFEIDSLCFVIRLAHAYWEETKQTDFFTADFKKMLRVITDLFKREQHHAEESPYRFTRNNGIIEDSIRNGGLGMPVNYTGMIWSGFRSSDDACDFHYNIPGNMFAVVALRQMQDFAEWVFRDLNFLAELKELEQEVDHGIKLYGTYRHPEFGPIYAYETDGYGNYSLMDDAGTPGLMSIPYLGYLNNDDPVYQNTRRFALSKENPFYFEGKAAKGIGSPHTPAGYIWHMALSMQGITANSKEERLAVIAMLEATDADTGYMHEGFHADDPSVFTRKWFAWSNSLFSQLILRALKEGIL; encoded by the coding sequence TTGGAACAATTCAGACTTCCCCGCATTGAGATGCCGGAGCTTACGCTGCCGTCATCCATTCAGGCCGTGCTGGCCGACGCCGAAGCGAAGCTGGCCCACCGGCCTAAGCTGCAGCGCCTGTTCCGCAACTGCTTCCCGAATACACTGGAGACCACTACCAAGCTGCTTGATGACGGAACTACCTTTGTCATTACGGGGGACATTCCTGCTTGCTGGCTGCGCGATTCGGTGGAGCAGGTCATTCATTATGTGCCTTTTGCCGCAGAAGATACTGATCTGCAGCGGATTATCGGCGGGCTGATCAAGCGCCATACGGAGTATGTGCTGATCGATCCTTACGCCAACGCGTTCAATGAATCGGCCAATGACTGGCACTGGAATGCCGCCGATGTGACCGAGATGTCGCCCTGGGTGTGGGAGCGCAAATTCGAGATCGACTCGCTGTGCTTCGTCATCCGCCTGGCCCATGCTTATTGGGAAGAGACGAAGCAGACTGATTTCTTCACCGCCGATTTCAAAAAAATGCTGCGCGTCATCACCGACCTGTTCAAGCGCGAGCAGCATCATGCCGAAGAGTCCCCGTACCGTTTCACGCGGAATAACGGGATTATAGAGGATTCCATCCGTAACGGCGGCCTTGGGATGCCTGTGAATTACACCGGCATGATCTGGTCCGGCTTCCGCTCCAGCGATGACGCCTGCGATTTCCACTACAACATTCCGGGGAACATGTTCGCTGTGGTGGCGCTGCGGCAGATGCAGGATTTTGCCGAGTGGGTCTTCCGGGATCTGAATTTCCTGGCTGAGCTGAAGGAATTGGAGCAGGAGGTCGATCACGGCATCAAGCTGTACGGCACCTACCGCCATCCGGAATTCGGACCGATCTACGCGTACGAGACAGACGGTTATGGCAATTACAGCCTGATGGATGATGCCGGAACACCGGGCCTAATGTCCATTCCGTACCTGGGTTATTTGAACAATGACGATCCGGTCTACCAGAATACGAGACGCTTCGCGCTGAGCAAGGAGAATCCGTTCTACTTCGAGGGCAAGGCCGCCAAGGGAATCGGCAGTCCTCATACCCCTGCGGGCTACATCTGGCATATGGCACTGTCGATGCAGGGCATTACTGCAAACAGCAAGGAAGAGCGGCTGGCGGTCATCGCCATGCTGGAAGCAACCGATGCCGATACCGGCTATATGCATGAGGGCTTCCACGCTGACGATCCGTCCGTGTTCACCCGCAAGTGGTTCGCCTGGTCGAACAGCTTGTTCTCGCAGTTGATCCTGCGGGCGCTGAAGGAAGGCATTCTCTAA